The genomic DNA ACTGGGCCAGAGAAAATCCGGTACCCGTCGGGCTGATGGCATTGGCTCTCGGCGCTGCTGCGGCGTCTTTCTTTACTGCAAAGAAAGCCACAGAATCTACCGACAGGCCTGACAATTCCTATCCTTCGCGTCGGCCCGCTGATGCACCTTATGCATCTGCCTCACCTGTGTCTGCTCCGGCCTACGCCGCGCCGACGCCGGTCAAGAGCAGTGCCGATCCAAAGCCAGCTCCGAAATCAGCCGCATCCCGTCAGAAGACCGTCGCGCAGAAGGCTTCTACTGCGACGCGGAAAAAACCGGCCACATCCAGAAAACCCGCCACCGGCACGTCAAATTCAGCAAAGTCCGGTCCGGCGACAACCGGAATCAGTCGTGGCGGTGCTCCCCGGCCTGACAGCGCATCACACGACTCGGCTTCGAAAAAGTCTGATGCCGTTACCGGCTTCAATACAAAATCCTAAGGAGACTGGAACATGCATAGTGTATTTTACCTGATCGGCGTTGTCGTCGTGGTATTGGCTCTTCTGTCCTTCATGGGCTTGGCTTAACTGTATCAAATCCGGTGCCTTTCGGGGCACCGGATTACTAAGGAACGCAATTATGGATATTGTCAGAATCATACTTTCCATCCTGCTGCCGCCGCTCGGGGTCTTTCTCCAGGTCGGCATCGGCCTGCATTTCTGGATCAACATTCTGCTGACGCTTCTAGGCTACATCCCCGGCATTATTCACGCCATCTGGATCATAGCGCGCCGATAGATTACAGTATGACTGAATTCTCCAAAGTCTCCGATCTGACCCCTGTACGCCGTGAACCGGCCGCAAGACGGGGCATGCTCAGTGATGAGCAGATCGACTCTCTGGAAAGCTGGCTGGAATCCAGGTTTGCCGTGCCGGGAACCCGGTTGCACTTCGGTCTTGATGGCCTGCTTGGCCTGATACCCGGCATTGGCGATACCATTACCGCAGGTCTGTCGGCGATCATCATTCTGGATGCGCATAAAAAGGGTGCCCGCAAACGCACTTTGGTGCGCATGGTATCGAACTCGCTGATCGATCTTGTCATCGGGGCGATTCCGCTGATTGGCGATCTGTTTGACTTCGCCTACAAATCCAACACTAAAAACGTGAAGCTGCTGAAACAGGAACTGCGTGATCTTGAAGACGAGGCAGCGCGCAACTGATCTGCTTTGCAGGGGTAGCATCTTCTCGGTGGTTCAACACACACGCACAGGCAAGGCTATGACGCTCATGAAATCGAAAATTACAGGCCTGTTTGTGGCAGGTCTCATGCTGGCCGCGCCGACGCTCAAATCGGCCCAGGCAGAAGTTGTCGGCGAAATCGGCGTCGACTGGCTGGGCAACGATATTATTGTTGAAGCGGTTCAGGATCCCGAGGTTGAAGGCGTAACCTGCCATGTTGCCTATTTCGAGCGCGGCCTGATTGACCGCCTGCAAAAGGGCAACTGGTTCGAGGACCCGTCAAATTCGTCGATCGATTGCCGCCAGACTGGCCCGATCCGGATTGGCGACATTGATATGAGCAAGGACGGTGAGGAAATTTTCAAAAGCCGTCGTTCGCTGATCTGGAAAAAGCTGATCGTCAAGCGGATTTACGACAAAGCCAACAATACGCTGATCTATCTGTCGCATTCGCGCCAGGTTCAGGACGGCTCGGCTAAGATGTCTATTTCCACCGTGCCAATGTTCACATCGACAGAAAATCCAGAGCGTTAAACGGCGGTTCATTCTGGCAATCGCTGGCGCGATTTTGGTCCGTGTAGCTGACCTCGGTGACCGCGATGCGGCACCGGTAAAAAATGATTTAAACATTCTGGAGTTTTGACTCTGATTAACCACCGGCTTGGGGTATTGTGCCGGTGCGTCCGGGTGCGTTCGGGTGCGTTCGCATGCCGGCGCTGGGGCCGGATATCAAACATGAAGGGGATATATTCCTATGCCGGATACAGATCGCAAGGTCATCGTGACCAATGGTGGGAGCAGCGCTGGCTGGATTGTTGCAATCGTTGCAATTTGTGCGCTCCTGATTGGCGGATTTGTATATCGCGATGCAATCTTCGGAGGCTCTTCGTCGGATATCAACATCAAGGTGGACCTTCCGGGCAATTAATCCCGAAAAGGTTGGAGAGGCGCTGTTGTGGCGCCTTTTTTCTTGGGCGATGCATCGGTCTTTCGCCCCTGTCTGATATAGTTTTTGAACGAAACCTCACACCGTGCAACAGTTTCAGAAACTTGCCGCGACAGTCCATCCGCGCGGCAGGTATTGTTCCCGATTGCCGTTGTGCCTGGCGCTGGAAACCCGACAGAAGAAGTAGAGGCTATGAGACAAGCTAATGATCGCCCTGGCGGCAATGCGGACGAGATGACCTCTTCCGGCAAATCCGGCGAGGACGTGGTTGACCCGGGAAAAATGGCCAGATATCCGACCAGGCTGTCTGGCGCCAATGTCTGGGCTGCCTTGAAGCGGGCTGCGGTTCGCGCCTCGGAAACCGACGTCTCTCTGAGATGCGCCGGCATCGCTTTCTTCAGCTTCCTGTCCCTGTTTCCCGCCGTGGCCGTCGGCGTTGCACTTTACGGTCTGTTTGCCGATATTCAGACCCTCAATGAGCAAATGTATCTGGCTGACAGATTTCTACCGTCAAGCGTGACGGCGCTGTTTTCAGAAAGGCTGGAAGCCATCATCACCGAAAGTAATGAAACACTCACACTTGGACTGATTATCAGTCTCGTCCTTGCCCTGTGGAGTGGATCACGCGGTATCAATGCGCTGGTCCATGCCATGACCAAGGCCTATCGGGAAGACGATCAACGGCCTTTTTTTCTGGCTGCCGCAATTTCCATCTCATTGACCATTGCAGCCTTTCTCATCGGAATGCTGGTTCTGGCTGCTGTCGCCATTCTGCCGGTGTTCACCACGTTTCTCCCTTTGCCTATCAAGGCGGAAACAATGGCGCTCTGGCTGCGGTGGCCTGTCGTTGCTTTGATTGTCCTGGCGGCAATCGCCTTCCTCTACAAGATCGCTCCCCACCGCCACGACCCGAAATTTCGCTGGGTCCTGCCCGGCGCGATCACTGCATCACTGTTCTGGCTGGGCGGCTCCATCGCGTTTTCGTTTTATATCGAGAATTTCGCCAATTACGGCGCCACGTTCGGATCCATCGCCACTGCAGCGATCCTCATGCTCTGGCTGTATTTTTCAGCGCTGGTGTTTGTCGCGGGTGCCATCATCAACGCGGAGCTTGAACTGCAGACCGTCCCCGATACGACCGTCGGTCCTGATGCGCCTCCTGGTCAGCGCGGCGCTTATGTCGCTGATCATGTGGCTGGGTCTGACGAAGCACCCTGAAATCCGCAAAAACAAGTGTCGTATCTGGAACCAAATCCAGTTGCAGATCGTTGATTTACGAACGAGCAATCAACATGGAGAACAACACATGAACTGGGATCAAGTAGAAGGTAAATGGACTGAGTTTTCCGGAAAAGCCAAAGCCAAATGGGGAAAACTGACTGACGACGATGTTGCCCAGGTCAATGGCAATCGTGAAGCCCTTGAAGGAAAGCTTCAGGCTCAATATGGCAAATCCAAAGAGGACGCCAAGCGCGAAGTCAATGACTGGATCGACTCTCTCTAGCGCTGAATCTGCGTAGCAGGGAAAGGCCGCCTCGCGGCGGTCTTTCTTGCGCTCTGCCTTACAAACGGTGCTCAGCAGGCTGTCATTCAGCCGGCAGGGCATCGCTCAGGGTAAGGTGTTGGTAGATCCAGCCCATCACGGCCCCGAATATAACATGAAGCACTCCGGTCATGATTGGTGCCAGCACACCGAACATTAACCCGAACACGCCACCTCCGGCCATAGGCATGATTAAAACCATCATCATCAGCCACGCAATCAGGCCAAAAACAATTCCCTCCACAACCGCGTTTCCGCCAGGCAGGAAGTCATGAACTACCGAAAATGCAATGCCCCAGAATGCGCCGATGGAAAAATGCAGAACCCATCCTATCGTGGCCCCTCCCGCAACCATTGCTGCAAGCATGTCGATCATGTCCAGTTCCGGCAAAAACTTCGTCATCGATTTTAAAACCATCAATGCGGACAACACCACAGTGGCACAAAGACCAGCCAGAATGCCGCTAGCGATGGATCTCATCTTCCGTCCCTTTTCCCACAAAAACTTTTCAGGGGGGCGAATTGTTCTGCAAATGTCGAAATTTTGTGTCGTGAGCATGAAGCAGAGGGTGCCTCCCGGCAAGCAAGGCAACTTATCACTTATTTGTGATAGCAAGGGAAGGGGCCGGCGTTTCGAAAAAACCGGTTTAGCCGACCAGTTCCGATGCGCCGATGGTCAGGGAATAACGCACGCCGTCGGAATCGACTGACAATGTGCCTTTGCCATTGACAGCGGATGGCACGATTTGCTCCAGCGCAGTGCGACCGAATGATTTTTTCGGCGCCGCCCCCTGTGTTACACGCGGGGACTCGTCCCAGACAAGCTGGGCGCTGGGAATGCCATCGATCACGGTCTTGCTGCAGCGGATGGCGATTTTCCCTTCCGGTACGGACAATGCTCCGAAAGTAATAGAATTGGTGTACAGTTCATGCAGCGCCAATCCCACATGGGTAGCGCCGTTCGGGCTTAACTGGGGGTTGTCGCCTTCGACGACGATTTGTGAACTGATCTCCGAATTGTGTCCCAAAACCTGCCGGTTTATCAGTTCCTGCAGCGTTGCACCGACCCATTCACTGTTGACAATCACATCTTGTGACTTTGCCAGCGATTGCACCCGGCCGGTAAACCGCCGCAGAAACAGCTCCGGGTTCCGGGCGGTTTTCGCAGTCTGCGCCGCTATGCTCAAAACCACTGATAGCATGTTCTTGGACCGGTGGCTGACCTCCAGAAGCAAAGCGCGCAGGGTTTCTTCACGCTCACGTTCATTGGTAATTTCAATACATGAACACAGGAAGTGGGTGTCGCCTTCCTTGTCCTCAATCGGTTTTATGACAATTTTAAACCACTGAGCCCGGCTGTTTTGAGTAGCCTCGACAACGATGGTTTGGTCTTCACCGCTTGCTTTGGCGACAGCTTTTGCCGAGTCCAGCAGGGAAGCATTCCGGTGATCGAAAATTTCGCTGTTGCGTTTTCCGACAATCGCGCCTTTGGTCCAGCCTGATTGCGGATTTGCAACCCAGGTTATGACACCTTTACTGTCCTGCAGAAAAACTGTGATGGGCGTTCCCATGATAGCGCGGGCAATGAGATCGCTATTTTCTTTTTTTGTCATCATAGAGGGCACGCATGTTTTTGAATCGGCATGCATTGCCGCATAGACAATTGCGGCGCACCTGACAACGAATTCGAAAGCCGTATTGACAACAGGCGAAGCCTTAAAGTTGGAACAATGGAATCATAACTGTTCCGGCCGAGATGCCCAATCACTGCCGGAACCAGCAACTCTGGCTGCCAATGTCTTGATGCAACAAAGACTGCCGTATGAAATTTTCCTCGTTGAATGTCTGGATCAACGTGGCAGGTCAACAAAGGTTCCTTCAAGCCGCCCGGCTTTCGTCCCCTTCACTGAAGAACAGCGCCTGACTGATCAGGGCGCGAACCATATCCGGCTGAAAAGGTTTGGTGACAAGAAATGCCGGTTCCGGGCGCTCTCCGGTCAGAAGGCGTTCGGGAAACGCGGTAATAAAAATGACAGGAACTTCGAAGCCCTTCAAAATTTCATTAACGGCTTCCAGCCCGGAGCTTCCATCGGCAAGCTGAATGTCAGCCAGAATGATCCCCGGGGTGTGGGCGTTGAACAGCGCGATCGCTTCTTTGTGCGTGCGTGCGATACCTGTCACCGAATGCCCAAGATCCTCGACCATCGATTCAATATCCATGGCAATCAGCGGCTCGTCTTCGATGATCATCACATTGGTTGTCACCTGCGCCGCAATTTCCTTATTGGCCTGGTCCAGCAGCTGCTCAATATCGCGCTGGCTGACTTTCAGGACCAGCGCGGCTTCTGCGTTGGTAAACCCCTCTACTGTGGTCAACAGAAATGCCTGACGTGCGGCGGGCGTTATGGCCTGCAGTTTTTTTTCCGATCCCGGGTTTGATTCCGCACCCAGAACATTCATCTTCAGATTAACCTCGATGGACTGCCAGACCGCGATAAAAGTCTGGTAAAGTCCGATTTTGGCACCATGATTCTTGGGAAAATCGGCGCTGTCTGTAATCAGGGCTTCAAGAACCGCTGCAACGTATGCGTCTCCGCTTGACTGGGCACCGGTCAGTGCGCGGGCAAAGCGACGCAGATATGGGATGTAGGGGGTGATTTCGGCAGCGAGCGACATATGAAAGGTTCCTTGGATAGCGCTTTTTGTCTTCTTTGTGGAAGTCTTCTATATGCTAAATGTGTGAACCGCGTACAAGTTCCATTTTTTTTTGGAACTTTTTTTAATATGGTGCGTTTACGGGCAGATAGAGTGTGTTTTCTTGGCCAAGAAACTGAAAGGCAATTGATGTGATGAGCGCAGACCGAAATGCAAACGAAGACGGATTGCGGCTGGACCCGCTGGCGAAATCCAAAATCGGAAAGCGGCTGCGTGACAGTTACGATGCAGTTGTGAATGAGCCTATTCCCGACAAGTTTCTCAATTTGCTGGCAAGTCTTGAAGCGGCCGAAAAGACCGGTCACAAAGATGGTGATGCATGAGTGAATGCCCCGAGTTCAAGGGTCTGCTGGTCAAAGCAATCCCGAATTTGCGAGCCTTTGCGCTGTCGCTTTGCGGCAACGGCAATCTGGCGGATGACCTGGTGCAGGAAACCCTCGTAAAAGCTTGGCACAAGCAGTCATCGTTTCAAACCGGCACCAATATCAAGGCTTGGCTGTTCACGATCCTGCGCAATGAATTCTACAGTCAAATGCGCAAGCGCGGGCGGGAAATATCCGATTCTGAAGGAACCCTGACCGAGCGTATGGCCAGTCATCCCGAGCAGGACGGAAAGATGGACCTGCAGGATTTCAAGCGAGCCTTAACAACTTTACCGGAAGATCAGCGCGAAGCGATCATTCTGGTCGGGGCCTCTGGTCTGTCCTACGAGGAGGCTGCTGAAGTCTGCTCTGTTGCGGTTGGAACCATCAAGAGCCGGGTG from Pararhizobium sp. IMCC3301 includes the following:
- a CDS encoding DUF6789 family protein, which translates into the protein MPGGTLCFMLTTQNFDICRTIRPPEKFLWEKGRKMRSIASGILAGLCATVVLSALMVLKSMTKFLPELDMIDMLAAMVAGGATIGWVLHFSIGAFWGIAFSVVHDFLPGGNAVVEGIVFGLIAWLMMMVLIMPMAGGGVFGLMFGVLAPIMTGVLHVIFGAVMGWIYQHLTLSDALPAE
- a CDS encoding NepR family anti-sigma factor, yielding MSADRNANEDGLRLDPLAKSKIGKRLRDSYDAVVNEPIPDKFLNLLASLEAAEKTGHKDGDA
- a CDS encoding response regulator, with product MSLAAEITPYIPYLRRFARALTGAQSSGDAYVAAVLEALITDSADFPKNHGAKIGLYQTFIAVWQSIEVNLKMNVLGAESNPGSEKKLQAITPAARQAFLLTTVEGFTNAEAALVLKVSQRDIEQLLDQANKEIAAQVTTNVMIIEDEPLIAMDIESMVEDLGHSVTGIARTHKEAIALFNAHTPGIILADIQLADGSSGLEAVNEILKGFEVPVIFITAFPERLLTGERPEPAFLVTKPFQPDMVRALISQALFFSEGDESRAA
- a CDS encoding sigma-70 family RNA polymerase sigma factor produces the protein MSECPEFKGLLVKAIPNLRAFALSLCGNGNLADDLVQETLVKAWHKQSSFQTGTNIKAWLFTILRNEFYSQMRKRGREISDSEGTLTERMASHPEQDGKMDLQDFKRALTTLPEDQREAIILVGASGLSYEEAAEVCSVAVGTIKSRVSRARVRLSEILDISEASEFGPDKVTSHILSRAAMLDTI
- a CDS encoding YihY/virulence factor BrkB family protein, which produces MRQANDRPGGNADEMTSSGKSGEDVVDPGKMARYPTRLSGANVWAALKRAAVRASETDVSLRCAGIAFFSFLSLFPAVAVGVALYGLFADIQTLNEQMYLADRFLPSSVTALFSERLEAIITESNETLTLGLIISLVLALWSGSRGINALVHAMTKAYREDDQRPFFLAAAISISLTIAAFLIGMLVLAAVAILPVFTTFLPLPIKAETMALWLRWPVVALIVLAAIAFLYKIAPHRHDPKFRWVLPGAITASLFWLGGSIAFSFYIENFANYGATFGSIATAAILMLWLYFSALVFVAGAIINAELELQTVPDTTVGPDAPPGQRGAYVADHVAGSDEAP
- a CDS encoding CsbD family protein, which gives rise to MNWDQVEGKWTEFSGKAKAKWGKLTDDDVAQVNGNREALEGKLQAQYGKSKEDAKREVNDWIDSL
- a CDS encoding sensor histidine kinase; translated protein: MMTKKENSDLIARAIMGTPITVFLQDSKGVITWVANPQSGWTKGAIVGKRNSEIFDHRNASLLDSAKAVAKASGEDQTIVVEATQNSRAQWFKIVIKPIEDKEGDTHFLCSCIEITNEREREETLRALLLEVSHRSKNMLSVVLSIAAQTAKTARNPELFLRRFTGRVQSLAKSQDVIVNSEWVGATLQELINRQVLGHNSEISSQIVVEGDNPQLSPNGATHVGLALHELYTNSITFGALSVPEGKIAIRCSKTVIDGIPSAQLVWDESPRVTQGAAPKKSFGRTALEQIVPSAVNGKGTLSVDSDGVRYSLTIGASELVG
- a CDS encoding DUF4112 domain-containing protein → MTEFSKVSDLTPVRREPAARRGMLSDEQIDSLESWLESRFAVPGTRLHFGLDGLLGLIPGIGDTITAGLSAIIILDAHKKGARKRTLVRMVSNSLIDLVIGAIPLIGDLFDFAYKSNTKNVKLLKQELRDLEDEAARN
- a CDS encoding CreA family protein; the protein is MLAAPTLKSAQAEVVGEIGVDWLGNDIIVEAVQDPEVEGVTCHVAYFERGLIDRLQKGNWFEDPSNSSIDCRQTGPIRIGDIDMSKDGEEIFKSRRSLIWKKLIVKRIYDKANNTLIYLSHSRQVQDGSAKMSISTVPMFTSTENPER
- a CDS encoding YqaE/Pmp3 family membrane protein, which gives rise to MDIVRIILSILLPPLGVFLQVGIGLHFWINILLTLLGYIPGIIHAIWIIARR